The genomic region CCTCCAACCGAAACTCGAAATCCCTTAATGGAGGCGCTGGGATCGTCAGGATAAGACACGGCGTTATAATAGAGCGCGCCCGGCGTATCCCCGGTAATCAGCCATGAGCCCCAGAGCGTCGAGCCGACGGCGAGCCAGAGACGGCCCTGCCATTCGCACAACGCCTGCGCGCCCGTCGGCGGCTTCCCGCGCCCGTTGATCAGAGTCGGCGCCAGCAGCAGCGCCCCATCGGGGGTATCGTCCGTAAACTTGCGATTGGCGCTCGTCCACAAGTAATAATGCGCCGAATCGTACGCCGTGATATCCGCTCCCGCCGCCACCGGCACACGGGCCACCAGGCGGCCAACGGCGTCGCCATAGAGACCTCCGTACCGATAGATCTGGAAGTAGGTCGTCGCCGAACCGTTCGCCGGCGCCGGCAGCGTCATGGCGGCGATTGCCTTGAGCCCGGTAGCGGCCACGGCGTTGGAAATAGGCGACGGATCACTCTCGATATCTCCGCCCGGAGTAGATTCCACCTCCGTAAACACATATTGATAGGGTCCAGCGCTCACGCTCACCCCATCGCTGATCGCCAGATTGCCGGCCGCTGTGAGCGGACCGATCGTGAACAAATTATTCGGATCCGCTCCCGCCATATCGGAGGCGATCTGAATGTATAAGGCGTCCACGGATTGGCGCACATCCAGCGGAATCGTCGTAAGGTCGACGCTGGCGAACGTTCCATCGGCGCTGAAATTGAGCAGATTCGAGGGGTAAAATGTTGACGCGGGATCCAGATGCTTATGCAGTACAAGACGCAGAGCCGGACGCGCGGTTGGGCTTGGCGACGAGTACGCCAGCGCCACGACATTTGAACCGCTAAAATCCATCGGGGCCGCGTAGGACTTGACGATGTAATCCTCGCCCTGATAAACGTCCAGCGCCGAGAGCGTAAACGAGTTCGCTCCCTGCGAGATCAGGAGCGGATTGCGGACCGCCTTCAGCGAAACGGCGTCGATATACGGCGCCTGATAGCCGCGTTTGTTCTTTTCTCCTCCGCGAAGCTCCAGCCGCACCGACGCCGGATCTACCGGCAGGCTCGTCAGTGAAAACGTCACCCGCGCCCGTACCCAGCCGGTCGCCGTTGTGTCCGGATTATAAGGAAACGTCAGTTCTTCCGACGTCTGCCCCAGAATGTTGCCCGACCCGTCCAGTCCATAAAGGGTAACGATAACCGTGGACGCGCCGGTTGGGTCAGCCTGATGGAAATAGCCCTCGAAAGCGTAGACGCGCGCGGATCCCATCAGCCCGCCGCCGTAGGTCGGCGCCGTCATATCCTGGAATACGCCCTCGCCAGGATCGTCGAGCAGAAGTACGAACGACCCCTCGAAGGGCCGCATATAGCTAGCCGCCCCCATGCCGCTGTAGCAATCTGGATCGGCGACGCCCAGGCTTGTCCAATGATCGGCGTACATCGGATCGTGCGTTCCAGGCAGCTCAAAGCCTCCATTGAGGACCAGCTCGGTTGTGGGAGACGGCGCGGATCGCGAGCTCCACCCGGCGGCGCTCGCAAAGTTGTCGATCGTATTGTTGATCAGAATCGCCGCCAGCGGCGCCGTTGGCGCTCCAGGCGTCGTCGCCACCGTGGCGATCGTGTCCGTCGTCGCCGCGTCCAGGTCGACGCGATAAAGCGGCGTGGTCGCCTGACCATCGATCACATACACATACTTACCAACCCGCGCCATCTGTGTCGCCGGACCGGTCAGCGAGAAATCCGTCACGCCGTTGATCCGGATCTTGGAGTAAGTTGGAGCCCCTTTCGTCGTTGTATAGAGATTGCCGCCGGAGACGAACAGAATCTCGCGGCCGCCACCCGCCTTCACAAAGGCGATCGGGGAATATAGCGCCGCCCCCAGCGGCGCGGTAAACTGCCCGGACTTACCGGGCCGCGTGACAAGCTCACCGCCATCGACATACAGGTTGTCCGCCTGCTGCACGTCGCCATTATCAAGGTTCTCAGGGGCGTGAAAAAGGTCCAGCCCGCGAAACCGGCGCTGCTGGGAGAAGGATGTGGAAATAGGTGTCATGGGTTTTCCGTAACGTTCAAAGGCCCTCACCCGGCCCTCCGGGCCACCCTCTCCCAGAATTGGGAGAGGGTTAGGATTAAATCAAGATTTGGATCTTTGATCCAAAGAACTTAAAAACTCTGACTCCCCCTCTCCCAGAATTGGGAGAGGGGGCCGGGGGGTGAGAGCCCCCTGACCTCTTAGCAGCAGTCGGGAACCGTCCAGCTGGTAGACGGCGTGTCCTCATTGCTCCAGGAAGTTGCAGGCGCGGCGCCGGCGCCCCACCCCGTTACAGGCGAGTCGCCCGCCGTCCATTTGTCGGCGCAGCAGTCGCAGGATGGAGGGAGCGGATCGAGGGTCGTTCCGGTCGGAGGAATTACGACTCCGGGCGGCAGCGCTCCCAGCGCGTATTCGATATTGAGCGCGGTGACGCGGACATTGGCGCCCGTCATCCAGGCCGCCGTTTCACGCGAGATGGCGGTAATTAGCACCTGCGTCCGGGACATCGCCGCCGCAATCTCAGCGTTCACGGCAGTCGCACGGACCATGCCGCCCGACATCGCCGCCGCAACCTCGACATGCGCCGATGTCACACGCGCCGCGCCCGACGCCATCGTCGCCGCGACCTCGACGCCCATTTGCGTCACTCGCGAGCCCTGATTGACGGTGGCTCCGGAATAAGCAGGCGGCGTAAAAGCCTCGGAGGAGGCAATTCCCGCCGGCGACAGCGTATAAGACACGATGATTGACGGCGCGCCAAACGCCCCGGCGGTTGGGACGCCTACCGGCGAAAGCGCGTACACTGCGGGGGTGCTCAGCGCCCCGATCGGTTCTCCCCGCACGGCGTAATCCATACCGAAGGAACCGCCGTCGCCGGATTTGACAAGTTCGCCGCGCAGATAATAATCGAAACTATTCGAAGCCGGCATGGTTCCTCCCGCAAGTTAAGGCGTCCGCGTGACGGTGTCAAAGTAGGCGTTCCCGGTTCCGGCGGCAGCGCGGGAAACCATTCGCAATTTGACGACGCCCTTGGACGTCGGAGTAAACGCCGTGAAGGTGAGCGTCTCGTAAGCGCTTCCCGCAGTCCCAACCGCCGTCTTTGTATCGCCCGCATATCCGATCTCGGCGTTCGGCAGCAGCGACGCCTGGGGCTTGTTCGTATCGCCATGGCCGGCGTCCCATAAAACTTTGACCGTGATGGTTGTAGAAACGGGATCGACCGGGATTTGAAAATCCTGATCGCCTGGCCCCACGATCTGGAGACACTTGCCTGTCCCTCCATCCGCATTCGCAGCGGACGCAAGGCCCGTTCCATGGCGCTCAAAGCAGCCTGTCGCCGCTTGTGTCGATCCGCCGCCCGCCGGCCGGGAAAGATTGAGAAGATCGTAAGACGGCGCGGTATAAGTCGCATCCGAGCCAAATCCCAGTACGTTGGAGCCGATATTTGGGTAAAGATACGGACGCTGCTGCTGGCCGACCACCGACTCGTATCCGGTATTGAGATTGGGAAACCACGCCGGCCCCGTCTGCGATCCTGCGCCGGCCGTGACAACCGTGCGCGGCGTATTGGCGCAGACGTAGCAGAAGTTCTCCACGATCTGGCCCGACGTCCCCGCACTCATCCCGGTTCCCGCTCCGACGATCAGCGTATTTTCCACACGGATGGGGATTGAGGTCGAGACGCCCGTGGACGCCAGCACCGCCGTGGCGCCGCCACTGATTGTGCAGTTGCGGATCAGCAGTCCGCCAGGCTTGAACGTATTTCCGGAGGTGGCCGGCGTTATGGCGAAAACCGTCCCCGCCCCGCCGGCGTCAACGCGGCAGTTGCGAAACTCGACTCCGACATCCCAGTCCGCTCCTGTCGTGGAGGTGCTGGTGCTGATCAGAGCAACGCTCGCGGGGACGATTGCTTTGAACATGCATCGGTCAAAGAGGATATTCTGTGTGACGCCCGCCGCTCCGGCGATCAGCACCATACGGCTTGTCGGGCTTGTCGCCACACCTTCGAAAGTGCAGTCCAGAAACGTGATGTTCGTGGACGTCAGCGTCGAGGCGTTTACGATCGCCGCGACCGCCGTCGCAGCGTTTCCGCCCACGAACCGTATCTTCTCGAATTGCAGGAAGCTTTTGCCGCTCAGATTCAGCGGCGCCGTCGTCGCGGGCGTCGTCTTATCATCCGTCGTATACGCCGTCCAAACGACTTCGCCCATGTCGCCCGTCTGCGCCCCATCCACATCGCCGACAATTCGCAGCGTCGATGACGGCGTAATTCCCACTGTCACCGTCTCCCGGTACGCCCCAGCGCCTAAATAAACGACATCGCCGCCGACCGGCGTTCCCCCCGTCGCCAGCGCCTTCCCCACCGTGCCCCACGCCGCGCCCGCCGACGTTCCGGCGGCTGCGTTCGATCCCGATTTCCGCACATAATAGTTCGTCAAGGCAAATCCCCCAGAAGCCGCGCTAGAGCTTAAAGATCCGGTTCGCCGAGTTGTCCCACGTCACATTGATCGTGCTCACCGAACCTCCCGTCGTCAGCGACGCATCGATCCCGCAGATCAGCGGCGATGTCGCGGCGCTCCCCGTGTCCTTATAAAGCACAAGATAGCCGATCGCCGTGCTCGCCGGAACGCTCGAAAACGCGATATCCGCCGCATCGAACACCCCGGCGACCATCGTCTTCGCCCCCAGCGTCTGATCCGTCCCAGTCGTATTCGCCCCGAGATCGCTCAAATACTGATGCGTCCCATAATTCGGCGTATAGCTCGTCTTGACGAGCGCCGCCTTGATCGTATCCGACCCCAAATTCAGCCCACCCGCCAAAAACGCGGCGCGCGCGGCGTCATAAACAGCGCTCATCTCAAGTCCCTTTCGTTTGGTGAACAGCTCAAAAAGAAAAAGCCCTCGCATAAGCGAGAGCTTTCGTGACACAAACGTAAGCAGCCGGGCCGCAAGCAATGATTTCCCCGGAGGTCCGGCTTCCAGAGTCCAAATGGCGCGTGTATCATATACCTACCTGAGACATCAGCGACAATTCGAAAAACGCCGCCGCCAGCGCCAATATGCCTGTGATTGAACCACTCGCCGCGATCACCGGGTACTTGCCGAACAGCCGACGCGCCACCAGCGCCAGGATCACTTGACAGAGCACCCAGCCCAGCACATGCGTGCGTCCCTGATATACCAAGTGCGGAGCGCAGAAGATCAGCACAAGATAATAACCTACTGCGAGCGCCAAGGCGCAAACCACGCCGGCCATACCTCCAACAAGAAAACCGCGCCAATCCTCGGTCCATCGCCCTCGGTTACTTGGGGTCGTCATATTTGTCTCCATAAAAACGATCTACTTCCGCCTTGTATTCGCTTTCCAGCGCCCAAACGGCACATACTTGAGATATGGCAAAACGGCATCGTCTGGAGCAACCTCTAAAAAGTCCTGTTTTCTTTGAGATAACGTCTTTCTCAGTGCTTACAGACAAGCAAATCCTTCGATTCATTCTGGGACCATTTCTCCCTTCGGTATTTCACAACCGTCACTCACGCAAACGCCGAGCAACCGGAATCAACAATTGAGTTTTTTGCTATTGGCGCCTGGAAAGCAATTCGGCCACTTCCAAATCGGTCAAAAAAAATCCGCCCATACCACCGCCATTCACGCAACCTCCTTCACTCCCAGCCGCAGCGTGGACAGGTCACCGACCGCCCACGCCGCACCCGTCAGCGGGTTGCGGTCGAACGACTGGAGGTAGTCCACGTAGTTATTTCCGATGGAAACCGAAGATCCCACGACATTTGAATGCACGCCATCCCCCAAAACTGGGGCAATCTGCCGTATAATACCATCGTCCTTGCGCGCGACCAGGTTCGTCTGCACCGCTTTCACTACACCGACTCCACTGGGCGGCGCTGAAAGTGTATACAGATCTATCTGTCCCGCCGTATTCGAAGAAATATACGATGTGTCCGCATCCGGCGTCACATCACCGACCGCTGCCGCATTCGACGTCGCTCCCGCCACCGCCCACTGCGACGAGCCGGCCGCAGCAGCTGGCCGATCAATAAAGATCCTAACATCCCCCATATAGTCATTGTTGTCGGAGCCAGTGGTGTCGTTTGCATATATGTCATCATGATAATATAGGTATGCATCTGAACCAGCGAAAGCACGCGTCCAAAAACGAATAATATTACAGTATTGGTTCCCTGAATAGCTTGTTTGTACGTTGTTAATTGAAGGCTGAGATATTCCATTTACTCGATAATTGATACTTCCACTGCTGGACGAGGAAAAGACTATTTTGAACTCAAAGAAGTAATACGCTCCTCTATCGTAAACCTTATTGCTGCTTCCTATAATCGGCCCGAGATTTGCGCCATTGCCACTTGACAGCGTCCCTTGACGAAAAATCAGCCGGCCTAATGTATCCATACAAATGTGCAGTTGATCAAAATTAGCATCACTAAATGACCAGATTGCCTCTTCAATAGGAAATGAACTCGCGGTCTTAAACGCTCCTCCAAAAACAAGAGAAGTATAGTTTGATGGTAGAATTTTGTTAAGTCCAATTTGTCCGGCAGCTGCTTGATCCAAGATCAGTCCATTCCCAGTTCTTCCAGGACCGATGGACACAGAAATGAAGTTGTTAAAACTAGTGTATCCCTTCGTAAGAAGATCATCACCAGTTATATTATCAAAACTCTCTAGGAATATATTAGCCATAAATCACCTCTCTAAGGTTGCCCTTCACAATACAAATTCTGCTCTTTGTTCTCCCCTCCTCCGCCGAGCCCTCATCCTCTGCGCCCTCATCCACGTCGCCTACCAGGCCTTTATCTGGATTCCCGCCGCCTTCCAGTGCCAGGCCAACGGGCGGGATGTCGATGTTTACTTCCGTGCGGCTCGGCATCTCTTGCGCCATCGACCGCTGTACGATCTCGCGTCTGGGCATTCTCCGATGTTCGATTATCTTTACTCACCCCAGTTCGCGGTCGCCCTCACGCCGTTTGTCAGATTGGGTCAGCATAATTTTGCGTCGGTGCAGTATGTACTGATCGTTCTATCGTTTTGGTACTTCGCTTATCTGCTCTCAAAGATCGCGACGCCAAACCCCACACTGAAGTCGGTATTGCTTTGGGGGCTCGCATTGGCGGTAACGCCAAAGGTTTACTTCTGCATGGGGATGGGTCAGGTGCAGCCGCTGCTCTGGGTGGCGTTCGCGCTGTCGGTGGTCAGCGACCGGTGGCGCGGCGTGCTGCTGGGCGTGACGCTTCAGATCAAGACGTATGCGCTTATCTCGCTCGTCTGCGCGGCGTGGAAAGAGCGGCGCGCGGTTGTCGTTCCGGCTTTGGTCGTCATCGGCATGGGGACGGCGCTGGGGCTCGCGGTCTGCGGCTGGCCGAAGTTTCTGGAGTGGCGCTTGGCGCTGGAATACGCACTGTCCAACTCGGAAATCCTGCGGGCGGACAACATCTCACTGAGCGTACTTCCGCTGAAAGTCGCGATCGCGCTCGGCTGGCGTCCGCCGGTGATGCTGCCGCTCTGGATCTGCGCTTATCTGAAGCTGATGTCGCTCACGGGACCGCTCGCTGTTTGGAGCGCCTGTCGCCGCATGTCCACGCAAAAGCTTTACGCCTGGGTGGGATTGGCGAGCATGGCGTTCGCGCCGATCTGCTGGGCGTTCTATCTGACCGCTGGGTACGTTCTGGTGGCTCTTTATCTGCGCGATCGGCTCACGTCCGCCGAACAAACTCTTCAAGAAAAGTCGGCAGACATTCCCACAGTCACAGTCGCGCGATAGCGCTGATTTTCTGCACCCATTACCACATTCACGGAACTTGCAAATGGAACCATGCGAGAATTTCGAGAGATGGGCGAGACGTTCGCCTGGTAACAGGG from Capsulimonas corticalis harbors:
- a CDS encoding glycosyltransferase family 87 protein is translated as MFDYLYSPQFAVALTPFVRLGQHNFASVQYVLIVLSFWYFAYLLSKIATPNPTLKSVLLWGLALAVTPKVYFCMGMGQVQPLLWVAFALSVVSDRWRGVLLGVTLQIKTYALISLVCAAWKERRAVVVPALVVIGMGTALGLAVCGWPKFLEWRLALEYALSNSEILRADNISLSVLPLKVAIALGWRPPVMLPLWICAYLKLMSLTGPLAVWSACRRMSTQKLYAWVGLASMAFAPICWAFYLTAGYVLVALYLRDRLTSAEQTLQEKSADIPTVTVAR